A region of the Silene latifolia isolate original U9 population chromosome 9, ASM4854445v1, whole genome shotgun sequence genome:
aaacgcggggatgagaaatcTCATGCCGActagacgagccaattggtcgaaaaaggttaggttgtgggcccggacaaggaacccgactcatgaccgtaatatcaattaatgcactttaaccacgacctcgttcgagtttcacctctaaggatcacaaagacacaagtgtcctagttttccccagcggagtcgctaaACTGTGGTCATGGGctacgtctcggtctgcggatttaagccacctaccggtccgtagtcacgggccacctgcacgccaggccaatctgtggacatgcatcggtctattgaaagccacgctcggtggcgttgaaatgctttcgaccggatcgctttagatcggtcggtttcgtctcggcaaaggtctcgaaatgattagagatgttcggagtcgccaccaagaatttgtgggatacttggaacccgttcgaatccactttatacctaggtcaaccaaggaaaaaagcggtgtttgacataggtactaaagataaggactcgtcccccttttagcattctatgcctaaaatgactctcgtacgccgtggataaggccatccactatccaaaggttttgagtaagggttgagggtatgtattgggaagccctttaatcggacacccaatcccgcccgcgttagcggcctctactgatcaatcgtggttgtttaagtgcaaaagttgataaaacggtgaaaatgcatgaatgcacatccaaaagttttaacctaacatgttagctttctaagtcggtttgttaatccaaatatcaagcgtaagatgtcaagttggattaagATTGATTTGtatgtgagaacggaaattaaacatccatttaccaagttcgggttgtgatgcttaacacgatccatttattgaaaaagggtgtcaaatgacaaagtgtaaaaacataagcttgtcaatctgatccgtcacgtatacggatgaaccgtaatcgggatcgtcctagacaagtgctaaaaacgaggcagaacagcgccagtcagacctgttaaggcgcgagcctattggcgagttaaggggctctgcccaggttttgaaatatgaaagcagagggcctcttggggcgcgagccatggggcgacccgagggggcgtctcctggtttttgaaaaggttgtttcaaccgtatttgtgattaaataatttgcagGTATGTTTTGCATGACTCGGAacaattactattatgttagtaatattcgttgtcggattttcatgtttgaaaagcatagtttacaaatagaaatgtaaaatatttgatttgaactaatcatgttaagttcatttctttgtaattagtcaaatttgtcatcgtactcggattaaaccgatatggtataaagaaccaaggatgattatgaattatgactaatatatttacaaatgtaaacaaatgagaaaaatggtaaatgaaagaaaagggtgttaaaatacccattaaaatgtgattaaccaacaatatcatcgggtcacgaaataaaccgtcatggtataaagaaccaaggatgatttttgtaatggccaaaatatgtttatcataaaaatgaattaaaatggtaaataaaagaatagaaattcctttaaaatgtaattaaccaattaatatcaccgagtcacggatttaaccgtcatgatatatggaaccaagggtggttatgatttatggttaaaaagtttgtcatagaaATGATTTcaaacattcgaaatggtaaaaaccgtaaaaggaaagaagtaaaaataaaagaaagtgttgaaggaaagacgaactcaaacacggatgagtctgacctgggcacctacatgaggcgcgagccaccttgcacaataaggggcttctgcctcaggtcaaaactcggttttggctcgtctaacctatatttgaatcgtgttatgcattgttcatgcttatagactcataaaaacagtaaagacatgaaataaagtgagttgtttacaccctcaaacttacgtgtattgatgtttgcgaagtagacgactttagagacggttttctcgttgtgactaatcgcgatcaaagaagtttaaaagagtgccttaaaaaaggattttgttttgaaaatgagttgaaaatatgttaattaaaacatgttgattgattagttgagttggtcgaatgggtcggtcgaatgcacggcgaaggtaccaaacaatatgtgtaaggcttgtgtttacgatcggtaggtcgtaaacacgtgtcgattttatgacttaggaagtcgggtctagaagtttaagagagaggtgaaggggcggacgctcgcatgagtattatggtgtgtgatggtgggtatttatagagaaatgtgggatggtaggtcggtcgattttgcttggaggctaaagagacaccccattgaggcgcgagccaccccgtgactcaataaggtgtactgtccctttcaatttggacgtggcctattctccatccattgttgatatgtggtattcatataagatgtcatgtaacaatatgggcatctaattagatgattttgggtgttacttgaggtaggtgttttgtgtgcttgactcgggtttgacccgtgtgagtcaggatttgaatttcgagtcggtttttggcccggtatcggttttgactctaattagggtcattttaatggaaatgacatgatgaaaacattcatggcattattttcgacatttgagatttggtttgactcggttgactcaggttgactcgagttgcgggtttctgagtcggttttgggtccgaaggcggttttaactctaaatagagttattttaatggaaatgacatgataaagacattcatgacattatttttgacatttcaGATTTGGGTTgtctcgggttgactcaggttgactcgagttgcgggtttctgagtcgattttgggtccgaagacggttttaactctaaatagtgttattttaatgcaaatgaagttagaaaacttttgaaatcattttttcatattcgagtagtgcattaaaacgtctcatgtatagccaatccacgcacgcatatcaaaaatacgttatagtccgatcatcatcgggtggtttttggaaggtgcagatactgggtatctacaaggtCGTGGCGGTCGATAGTTGTGATTGGCGGCCAACGCGAGTTCCAGGTAGTTGTGATTGTGGGGCTTGATATTGTTGTTAATGTCGAGTGTTGGTTATTGAATGTGAAATTGGTGGTGGAGTGCGGGATTGGTGATGTAGGATGGCGGTTTCTTAATTGGTTATTGTTGTTAATCTGTACGTAGTAAGAGAAGTGTACAAAAGAAGGCGAAGATGGGTTTTCTTTGTTTTGTAAGAAAATTTATGGAGTTTGACAGAGTattagaaaagaaagaagagaaagaaatgTTGGAGAAGGAAGGTGGTGCAATTTTGAGAGTTTTTGTGGGCGGAAACGAGCTTATATCATATGAGGTGTTCTACACACTAAAGTAAACTTATACTAGTATAACGCGGTCAAACTTCACAAACCGTATGATTTGTAAAGTCGACGCCATTAGCTGGATTTTATATGTTGCCCTTGAATTACTAAATCCTTCAACTTGTCTAGATTCAACGACAAAAAAAAGGGTTTTAACTTTTAAGTGTTACATTATCTCCCGAACAAGAATAATACTCAATCTTACTTAAAATGGAAATATCCGTCTTAACATTTAAATGGGTAAGATATTAATTGACCTTGATTATTTAGGATAACACAAAGAGatacggtctctcactaagttattgagagaccattttATCGTACCCGTTAggataaatatttcacaaattttcattAGAAACGGTCTTTTAAaaaagatctctcacatttgctTAAAATAAGAGCAAGTGGGTGAGAGACTTGTGAGAGGTCTTTCTGAAAAAACGGTTACAAGCAAATCTCGATTAAATAAGAGCAAGTAAGATGAAGGATTGTGAGAGCCGAGAGGTCTTATCCATACTTTATGACCCGTCTCAGGATTAGGATATCCTCCGTTCCATTTGTTTCTTTACGTTTgtcaataacaccagaataacaccgccataacaacacaataacaccgacgtaacagcacaataacatcagaataacatcggaataacaccagaatatcaccagaataacagcacaataacacgtggtaaaaaaagggtaaaaaaatcaaagtcataaaaaaactcaaagtggcaccggaataacatcaccataacaccagaataacaacacaataacatgcggtaaaaaaaagagttaaaaaatcaaagtagtaaaaaaacaaagtgacaccggaataacatcacaataacagcagaataacagtagaataaccgcacaataacacgtggtaaaaaaagaaaaaaaatcaaagtcgtaaaaaaaatcaaagtggcacaggaataacatcacaataacaccagaataacagaacaataacatgcggtaaaaaaatcaaagtagtaaaaaaatcaaagtgacaccggaataacatcacaataacagcagaataacactagaataacagcacaataacacgtagtaaaaaaaagaaaaaaaaatcacaatCATAAAAAAaccaaagtaacagcagaataacattacaataacagcggaataacaataacggCACAATAAcctgtggtaaaaaaaaagagaaaattaatcaaagtcgtaaaaaaaatcaaagtaaaaaaaagtacaataacagcataataacacgaggtaaaaaataagagtaaaaaaaattcaagtaaaaaaaatctggtacaaaaagaaaaagaaaaaaaggtaacataatgagaaaattagagaaaaacataagagaaaaaaaaaatcaaagttgtaaaaaaaaagcataataacagagctaaaaaaaggagataaaaaaattaaagtaaaaaaaagtgtagcactagaaaaaagagaaaataagtaaataacagtgattttatatgacaggtaagattagatcttggtcattcatctctaatataatctagtggctgagatttccaagcacaaactcacgactcaccataagaaacaaaactcacaagaacctaactctctctctctctctctctctctctctctatatatatatatatatatatatatatatatatatatatatatatatatatatatatatatatatatatatatatatatatatatatatatatatatatagagagagagagagagagagagagagagagagagagagagagacgggatctcgtgagttggggtctTATGGTAAGTTGTGAGTTGGGAAATCAAGGGCCGAGATTAAAAGAAATCAAGGGCCGAgattaaatgataaattaggaaaaaaaggaaaaatcgaaaaatacaaaagcaaattaaacatgaaaacaGAAACTTCATTCAAAcgatattctctctctctctctctacatctctctacaaatcgaaatgagaaaacacaaaaatcagaacgccgactatagaaatctcataaaaaacctaataagattacacaaattcgttgatttttagctgcaatcgaattacaggtaatgtaaattcgttgatttttagtgtattcaattgtattttcgaaattaatgtaaaattcgtgaaattcgttgattttaattgaattgaatacttgattttactgttttcaggtataaaagatggacaacgaTATTAATAACAATTGTAGTGAAGAAATCAACTCGACAGTAAATATGGAGACAGGTAATACTGTTATTGATTCTTATCTCTTTATCCGCCGttgtttataaatcaattattaatttctatgtgtttctcagctgttattctgatattattatACTGTCAAActtgtattagagtagaaaaagagaactgttattctgatattaatgtactattattgtaacagtacagtaacatgattatattattgaactgttattgtgatattattgtaatattattgtgctattattgtcCAGTAGCATGAAAATGTATGGCTTGCAAAAGAGTAGCATAGAGAATACAACAGTATTATCTGTATGTAATAAAGTAGAATCAgagtactgttattctgatattattgtactattattgtaaaagtagagaaacatgatgatattattgtgctgttattctgatattatggtactattgttgtgatattattgtgcatTAGCATGAAAATATACGGCTGATAAGAGAGTAGCATAAGAAAAACGCATTTAgtgttattatgatgttattgATTGTCATCTGTTTCCCAAATTTCttttatcatcatcattattgtCACATTACGCAATGTTGATCTCTCCCCCATGCTACTGTTATTGTGACGTTATTGTCATTTTGTTGTCCACTGACTGTACTCATTATAATAATTTACTGTCCCGGATCTTTCTACTGTCTATATTGTTGAAGACAATGCACTCTTAACTATTGGAgattcttctaataacaatatattcACCAGCCCAACCTGTTCAGACGAAGAAAACGATGAGTTTGGTCCAACTCTTCATTACAACAAGACACCCGGGGTACTTGAAGCGAAAGGTAAGGACTGTTGAGAGTGATTTTACGCCTAAACGTGGCTtgttctttcttaccttggacgATGCAAGATTTCTACAAAGATATATGCATTGGCTTGTggatttgatgtgagaaggtacacaaatgcgAAATATAAGGGGGGCGTCGTCAATCACCAACTCAGAATAATGGGGGTATAGAGATATGAAAAGAAAATCTGCGACTTGAAGCAACAAATCACGAAGTCGCTAATTTGAGTACAAAAGAGAGAACAAAGAGCGACGAATTAGACAACCAAAGAAGCATGCTCGACAAGGTCCGGTGCAAGGCGCACATGAGGTTGAGAACCCGTGAAAAAAAAGACGATTTACGACCGGGATATATTGTGGACGTCTTTGTAGACAttcacaatcactctctttactctgTCAAAAACAGAGAGTTCCAAAAGCTGTCAAGGGACGTCCATGATTACATTAAGAGgaccattattgatcatactaagctAAACATAAGTCCAACATTGAGCTTCagaattctcaaggaatactcaaatggttatcagaatatcggtgcctctttgctagacttcaaaaacATCAAACGAAATATCAAGTGTTATATTGGGGATAAGGATGCTAAAATTTTCCTTGGGCATTTCAAAATGCTGGCTGAAATAAACGGGTTCTATTTTGCTTATGACCAGgatgagaacaaatgcttgacgaaggttatttgggcggataaggaagggataaacaactacaagttatatggagacacgatcacgtttgaccctacttatgggacaaacaaatatttcatggtgtttactccGTTCACCAgagtagaccacaacaagaagagggtaacttttgcagctgggttacttgacttcgagagtcaggattcatttgagtggatttttaaaaaaattctcaAAGCAATGGAGCAGCAACAACCTCAGTGTATAATTACAGACCAATGCCCTGGAATTAAAAAGGCATGCCCAAATGTCTTCAAGCATTCTGTGCACAAGTACTGCATGTGGCATGTCATGCAGAAAATGCCTGAGAAGGTGGGAAGGGCAATCTGCAATGACAGACATAAATGTCGTTGTTTAGGATGTCGACTTAGAACCAGAAGAATTTGAACAAAACTAGCAAACCGTTATTGAAGCACATGGTATGCAAAGCAACCGGTGGTTGAAGTATGTATTTGCAATTAGACAAAAGTGGATACCGGCTTATTTTCGCGATCTGCCTCTAGGTTGTTTGCTGCGGACAACCCAGAGATCTGAAAGTTCAAACAACTATTTCAAACGGTTTGAAAGCCACTTTGGAACCCTTGTCGAGTTCTGGATGAGGTACAATTCTGCAATAGAACAGCAAGGGTATTCACAAAGGAGGATGGACACTACCAACGAGCATACTATGCTCGAGAAAGTAGGGCCGATGAAGGTAGAGATGCATGCCTCACTTGTCTACACACATCTTATCTTTGAAGACTTTCAGAACGAAGTCATACATGCGATATGCAGCATGGGGGTCGGGGGTTTGACAACAGTAGGGACAGTGGAGTACCATGACGTTCGGGATGGACTGAAGCACAGAAACTTCCGAGTGGAATTTAACACCAAAACTAACGAGAGCAAATGTGCATGTAAGCTGTTTGAGAGGCATGGCATTGTCTGTCGGCATATACTGtgggtgtggaatggtaggcAGCTACACAGGATACCTGAGCCTTAATTCCttgctcgatggacaaagaaatcTTACAGGCCAATTGTCCgagatgaaaatggaaaggtcatagaagacattgacgaagctgacatcaagaaagctgagatgtcaaaggtttggtctgaGATTTATGCAACTATCGGGGTGATGGACAGTTATGCTACGGTTAAATAGATGAAGCAACTGCAGAAAACCCTGACACAGTTCAGGGAGAATATCACAGGACCAATTGAACCAAAAACTAAAAACCAGGAAATCGAGGCTCTTCTTGGCATCACAACTTCAAATGATATTGACCTTCGACGGccaaacaaggccaagaataagggCAGTGGCAAAAGATTGAGGTCGTCGAAAGAAAAGGCCAAGAGCAAGCCAGAAAAGAGGAAGCGAAGATGCGGTAACTGCAAGAAGTGGGTGAACCACAACAGTAGAACTTGTAATCTTCCATTTGCTGAAAGTCCCCCttctgatgacgatgatgaagaagaatcagaaactgaagaggtatgaatctgaactattactctcctattattctaatgttatcctcttattctactgttattcccctATAATTCCGGTGTTACTCTGTTATTCTGCTGAtgttgtgttattctactgctattctgctattaatgtactattatttttgaatagaaaatggatattcttcgtggaaatggatagtgtttgtaaagcttaattaaactagtggaataacaccagaataagtgtagactaaatagtacaataacagcagagtagctgcttattatgcggaataatactgcaataacagcagaataatggtagaataacagtggaataaaagtagtctaaaccactgcttttacacttgactaaatttgctctaattgttattctactgctattaatgttattctactgctattctgctattaatgtgttaTTATTTTTGCTCTAATTGTTACGTTACCTCAATGACAAATACTAAGCAAAAATTGCAGGAATATGAATCAGAGGCATGAACTGAGAAAGAcaaaagagacgcaaaagacagcggctacgatgaagacctcgcctaaatgtcaaagacttttactatttgtcattgtttgaaTTACATTTTATCCTAAAATGTTActtctagataataaagtgagacctacatcatatgagaattaatactagttactttaattttttttgttaatattatctgACTGTTTTCCACAAACCACCCACAAAATAAAACTACATTTACACAGTACAATAATAGTTGAATAATAACAGattagtaatatttataaaaaacagttccacttttcagtttttattaaaaacagttacctaaccttatctaatataattacagaaaaactgtttgtattccccaagcccctataaatactACTATTGCGtgtaaaaaaaacacacacactgAATAAGTACATTCCAAAAAAAACTATGCATCTCCTCtgcaaaaggtaatttcttatcttttttttttgtaggcaggtaatttcttatctttctatactttattacagaaaaactgtttgtattccctaagcccctataaatactgctatttcgagtaaaaaaacaaacacacacactgaaaagtccattccaaaaaaaactttatctcctctgcaaaaaggtaatttcttatctttctattctttatttttgtttgatGTTTATTTTTCTTATCTGTCTACACTATACTGGATGCTGCAGAAAAGGTAATTCTCTTTCTTCTGCTTTGGAatgcttttaatttggttgaaatattttaaacatctttttataATGTAAAAAGTTTCATACTTCCAATGCTGCAGAATGAGTGACGTAACTGACGATAACCGAAGGTCCCCAACAAGGGAGGAAATCAATGAAGCGAAACGGAAGATAGAGTCCCTTTCGATAGAGTTGATCGAGACAAGGACAAATGTAGAGGCAGCAGAAAAccgtgaagaggccttaataaGAGAGGTCGATAATGTTAGGACACAGTTAAAGGTTGCTGAACTTCAAAATGAACGTATGCGTAGAcagttgaaggaaaagaaaaataggaactacACAGAAGCCGACATGGACAATCAATTTATTGTTGGTGTGAGTGTTTTGAAGAAGTATTACACTGAAGTCTATCCTTCAATCTCTGCCGATTGGACACCAGTTCTGAAAGCCATGGAACTTATGAAAGGATATAAAAACCCTTTTCAGGATGAGTCGGTGGAAGTTGAGAGCACTGTCTAAGGACCTGCGCGCATGCGTCAGAgaatagaataaagatataaaaatctaaCGATGATGGTCCAAGGCTGCTGttttaaaatatgtttaaaatatttattgcttTAAAAATAATGGCTTTAATATTTTAGAACATTAATGTTTATCATGTAAGTAGTATCCTTAAGTACTATTTACTACTATGTTTAAGTAATGTTGGAATAACAGAAGTATTTAccagaataatagtgcaataacaccataataactgctaattatgcagaataatactgcaataacagtagaataatggtagaataacaatGGAATAAAAGCAGTCTTAACCACtacttttacacttgactaaatttacacttgaataaaaatgaatagttttaacaaaataatgctggactaacagtggaataacagcagaataaactagtccttttgtggaataatactgcaataacagcagaataaactacttgttatgcggaataatagtgcaataacagcagaataacggtgcaataagaatagaatcacagttgagaaaaaacagccattgacagttgaatagaaaatggatattcttc
Encoded here:
- the LOC141601715 gene encoding protein FAR1-RELATED SEQUENCE 5-like — protein: MEQQQPQCIITDQCPGIKKACPNVFKHSVHKYCMWHVMQKMPEKQTVIEAHGMQSNRWLKYVFAIRQKWIPAYFRDLPLGCLLRTTQRSESSNNYFKRFESHFGTLVEFWMRYNSAIEQQGYSQRRMDTTNEHTMLEKVGPMKVEMHASLVYTHLIFEDFQNEVIHAICSMGVGGLTTVGTVEYHDVRDGLKHRNFRVEFNTKTNESKCACKLFERHGIVCRHILWVWNGRQLHRIPEP